In Carassius carassius chromosome 27, fCarCar2.1, whole genome shotgun sequence, the sequence tctattactaataggcctaatataaaagcaattgttataatactttctgtaaacattaattcctttgtttaaccattctatctgattattagacagacttctatccatattagacagaactgttaacggcGACGACGAACGAGAGAGAGCgtgagcactgtgtgcgctcaggtgtgccatcaaaataaaagtcccgcctcgaacacattgaccaagcagaaaaacgtatctgccgatgccgatatttgataAATGTCAAATATCGGCCtaggcgatatatcggtcgaccactaagaaatacagtgatataaaaacacccgcgtTGTTTTTCGACTTTGACTCATACAGTGCTCATTTTTTTTCAACAAAGTCAaggccttttggaaaatctatctGTGgctgtcagttttgatattgtggcgggcgccacaaataaataaatgtatgggaaacacaataaAACTAACTTGCTAGAACTCTTTCATTTTATCTGAGTGTCTGTCTTTAAAGTATTTTGTTAGTTTGGTGTTTTTCCTCCTTTTGATGTTGTCACATCTCAGTGCTTTTATGAAGAGAGCGCATCTATGCACCTTTCGGATAGtgcatcaagaaccgggttgaccgggtactctgtaccaccggtacttaaaaaaaacttggtaccaaaacattttttttttgtaccgacCTGTTATTGaagtaccaggtcttttgacaacactactccaAGCTAAATATTCTCAGTAtcaaggttttttgttttgtttttttcttaagaGGAAATGTGGTTTAgtctacaaaaacatttcttaccaAGTTCATCATTGGCCTTCTCTAAGGCAGCACGACCTTTTCCTAGAATGTCCACCTCAAATACTTCCTGTGGCCGAATATCAACAGCAAAAGACGTGATTGGCTGGGAATAAATGCATTCGGTCATACTGTCATACAAGCAGCAAATCAgtctctccatctctccctcCTCCAATACACCATTATGTCCTTCCTGGGGCTAGATGAAAGAGAGAGTTTTTAATCAAAATGGgtggaaaaaaaatcttactgacatgTAAAGCTATTTAAAGCTGTTCTGCTGACCTTGATCAAATGCCGGCGGGAGAGCTCCACTCTTGTCACCCGACTCAGGCCTGCGCTTCGGCAGATGGACACTGCATTGGTGGACCAAGCAGTGGAGAAGTTCAACCTACAAAGGTCAAGATATAATTGAAACAAGTGAGTGAGTATTAATAAAGATCACAATACCTTACCATCATGATAAGACAGTGGTAGGTAAATGTTACCTGGGTCCAATCTCCACCAGTCTTGCCCCATCCTCTGGCTTTAAAGTAGGCTtctcagacagactgacagaataAAGAGGACTGAACAACCAGCACAAAATATCTTTATGCTCCACACTCAAAGAGTCAGACCCTGGGAGAGAAAGAGATGATGAAAACAAAGATGAAGAAATACACTAATCTATGAGAACAACACTTGAACAAAACTGAGCCACATGATGACACTGTTGCTTTCCTTAGATCTGCTTTATGGCTGAATTTAATGTGTCATAATTGATCAACTCTAAAACCATGACAGTTATTGAACTAAACTTTATCAACACTAAACTAGTTTAAGCTGAAATAGATTAGCTTTAAAAGCGAGTTGAATAATGTCTagtctttttagagctgctttacagctatAACTGTATTCATTTCACTACTGAAGAACTTTGCAGCATTTAGactgttatttttcttttattatggctttgaaacaatatgtattgtgaaatgcaatgcaaataaatgtgatttaaactttttGCTATTTCTAAACAATATTCTCTCACCGTCCAGCTCTACATTGTAGCAAAGCTCTGATGTTATCGTGACATCTGGATACAGTTGTGCGATTCTTCGTATAAGCCGACCCTTCCCAGTCTCCTCTCTTCTGTAGAGCTGCACGACAGGcatgatcctgaaagaaaaacagaaaaagactATTAATAACTAGTGCTGAATACTATTTTCACAATGTATACTGGGGCATAATAGGGAAAGCATTTCCCGACTTACCTTAAATTTATCagcagttaataataataataataagaagaagaagaagaagaagaaaaatctctGCTTAGTCAATTCATTTCAAAGAGAAATGTTTTAGCCTACTAGTAATAATTGGCTTTTATGTCGAATAAGGGATGAACTAAGTCAGGGGTCAAACAAATAATTTGTGGGTTGCATCACAAGGCAGACAATCACCTCAGCCTAGTCAGAGGTCACATATTCAGTTAAAAGTATAATGTTAATGGGTTAGACTGAAaggtcaacttaatttaaatggcacgaataaatgaataatacaacGACAAACACTCTTAAAAGTATGCACTGTAAACAATAAGAAATCATATACTAATAAGTACCAACTGAACATTGAGAAGTTTGTCGAGAAGTAACTAACAGCCTGCGAGTAGTTTACAAACTTTTCGGTGCATATTATATCACAGCCATtaacaataaatactgtaatgGTAATTTAGTAAAACCAATATGTTTATAACTTGTATCTGCTTCCAAATGACAGTTAAGTATCTTACTCAAGTGCTGCTCGAGTTGTCCTCTGGTAGACTCGTCAGATGTGTAATGAATGATGTTGACCACTGCAGACGCCACTCAGATCCACGTGCCTCAGTGGATTAAACACGAACCTTCCGCCACAAGGGCCCGCCCCTTTGCGCATGCGCACATATCTGTGCTTGATTAGATCGTAGAAATATCACTGTCTGCGTCACTATGTGCATAGTATCCATCCTAAGTTATATGTGGTATAAGTaattttcaatactatttagGGCAGATAGGGTGGATTGTATGCACATTGGGACGCAGGAACTGACTCTCATCTGAATGGAAACAGTAAATGGAGATACAATTGAGGGCCAATCATATGAAAGATTAATTTAGACGACTTCAAATGAAAGTTCAGGACTATATGAGGGTGGGTAGTTGGCCACTGGCACGTCACTGACACCTTTGTCATCTAAGTATACACCTATGGTATACACTAACGTTATATGAATCTTTGAGAATACTTTATAACAGCCAAATTTGTTTTTGGACGGTCTAATATGGAATATATTATTCATTGTAACAGTGAATTTTCAAATTTGTTACATTAATATCACTCATGTTTAGAGCGCCAaagatttaacataaaaatatttcatactgcataaaacattttagttttcaAATCATCCAGCCAGTCATCGTCATCGTTCTTGAGTTTAGACGGCCAATCAGAATGTTTCTTGTATACACTCCTCTGTCAGAGGTCGAACATGATGGCGGCGTGCACAAGGAGGACGAGAGAAATGATGGGCTTGCTACGAATTTCAAGGCATTTCCCTCAGAACCAACGTATGTTACTGTGCTTTATATTCCCCATTACCAAGTCCATATTAGATAGTACTAACAGAAAATACCACTAATGAAACGATCATTAAAACTCAAGTGAATAACTCTGCGGTAGTTTGAGTTTACAGCCAGTTGTAATGAATACGTTTACTATTACTGATACCTAACTTGATTTGTAAACGTGCATCGTATTAATTTTATTCCTAGGACTTCTGTCGACGTCTGTACCGAGGCACGCAGGAGCGTCAGATGGACCTCCAAAATTCACTCCTCCATCCAAACCAGTTATCATAGACAAAACACAGAAAGAAGCATCTCTGCGAAGGTATGTGTGTTGATCTTGAGTAAATGCATATGATTATACTTTAGTTTACACCTGACAGCTTCTTTAGGTATAAGAGGTTCATTAGAAAAGGTTAACTGGAACCTGCCATCAGCATAACATTTATAAATGACATGTAGTTTGCAACATTTGTAGATATGTGAATGATTAAGAATAATTTTACCAAGACTGTAACTGTTAAAggaataatgaaataattaatttacTGTAGTCATTTTGAGAtgtttgcaaataatatttttatttcaaactatGCAAACATTCACGTTGCCCAAGAGGTTGAAAATGCCATGAACCATTTAAAAGGTAGCctgaatttttacatttttgacaaaGTTTGCATCACTGGATGTTACTGTCAGCCGTTTAATATTTCTGTCATAAACTGTTTATTAGTAGCATGTTTCATAATTCAGTTGCTTCACAAAATACATGTCTGATTAGGTTTTTGAGTCCAGAGTTCATCCCTCCTCGTCAGCGCACAAACCCTGTGAAATTTTTAGCAGAACGGAAAGACATGATACAGAGACGGAAAGTTCTCAACATTCCGGAGTTTTATGTTGGTAAGAAATACTGATGATTGTAATACACTACACTGCAAGACTCCTCCGTTTTATGGTGATTTGTGATTGAAAAATATCCCTTGCTGTTCCCCCTTAAATATTCTCTGTATTGTTTCATGTAGGCAGTATTTTAGCAGTGACCATGACTGATGCTCATGCGAATAAGAACTTGAATCACTTTGTTGGAATCTGCATTCAGCGCTCTGGAAAAGGATTGGGTGCTACTTTTATACTCAGGAATGTTGTTGATGGCCAAggtaaaaaaaaccaaaaaaaaaaccttgtaacgcttcattttactttgttttagtTTCGTTGCATTATATGTTCTGTAGTGCTgcaacaattaataaataaataaaaaaaatgctagaGTAAAAAGTGtcttttaatacaattattaaaatacataattgaCAGATTAATTGATTATCAACATAATCCGCAATTGCAACCCTACTGCTCTGATTTGTACTGTTTTCACTTTAGTCATAGTATCCACTATGCATGGTATCTAATGCTTTATGACTTTTGTTGCCATTTTGTTATCAAATGCACAGTAATAAATTTTCATTCACTGTAGGAGTGGAGATATGCTTTGAATTGTACAATCCACGTATGCGTAAGATTGAAGTGTTGAAGCTGGAAAAGAGACTGGATGACAATCTCATGTACTTGAGAGATGCTCTTCCTGAGTACAGCTCGTTCGACTTTGACATGCAACCTATCCATTATGAAATAACAGGAGACGTTCCGGTCAATCCGGTAAGGATTTTTGTCATCTGTAACATTCAGTAATGATAAATTGTACACCTGTGGTGTTCAGCCACTTCATTTAAATCATttcctgtctgtttctctctttctcttgtagTTAAAAGTAAAAATGAAGCCAAAGCCATGGTCTAAACGTTGGGAGCGCCCCAAGTTTAACATTAAGGGTATCCGCTTTGACCTATGTTTGACCCCGGAGATGATGGAGCATGCTCAGAAGTGGGCAGAACCGTGGAGGCCGTATGATATGCTGAAGGAGTATGACACATCCAGTCTAGAGGAGCAGATCTTCAAGGAGGTACAGGAAAATCTCAGAAAGTgaacagtctttagaaaccacttcAAGCCTGGACAGAGACAATCCCTTCAAAGGGACATGAGGCTGAGGGGACCCCTTTAAAGATGCTGAAAAGATCTGACTTTGGTGAGACATGCTGATGTGGTTCTGGTTGTGGGGTTTGCCTCAAAATGGATTCTGGAAAAACATTTAGATGACTTCAGATACATGGGAACttttcatgtgtgtgtattttacatGCTTCTCACCAGCTCAACCACTTATCTTCAAATAACCATcctcaattaaaataatataatttctttGCTGTTGTTTATCGTCTTATGTTTGTGCCATTAGTGTCTGCAAATGCAGTTGTGCAGGCGGTGAGACCGCTGCCTTGCAATTAGTCACTGTTAGCAATAGAGGGCAGCAGAGAAcactccaaaaatgtaaattgataTCTGAATAGCAAATTAAATATcctacataataataaataaattgattgaAGTTATTTCATGTAGTCTAATTTTGCAATTGTTTACAGTCTGAAAATAAATTGGACTACTACAtaaaggaaaacattttttttaagagatcaatatttttattcagcaaggatgcattaaattgataaagtgacaataaaaccacatttataatgttacataagattttgtattcaaataaatgctgcttttaacctttttttgttcatcaaagaatcacaaaaaaatgtaatttacatttagtcatttggcagaagcttttatctaaatgacttacaaatgaggacattggaagcaatcaaaatcaacaaaagagtaatgatatgcaagtgctatgacaagtctcagcTTAATTCAGTACatgtattattacattacatatattcaaataagaaacttttataatatttcttaatatgaatgtttttaccatttcttttcttgccttttttaaatgtaaataaatggagccttggtaaaatattaaaaaatcttactgaccccaagcttttgaatcaTCTAAATGAAAAGTAGGAGGCAGTTCGGGTGTTTTATACATGGAATGGAATTCATGGAATAATATTAAGAAACTGAGGTCATAGATTATATAAACACAGCTCTTAATATGACCCAGTTACTTCTATGTATAGGTTAAAGACTATTAAAGAGAAACATGCATATTTATGTACTCTATGTTATAgggtaaattaatatttatttcctCTTTAATATTCTATTAATATTCTAATGTACGTTCAATTCATATTCATAGTTTAATAGCTGAGTAAAACAATTTAAACCAGCATGAGAAGATGACTTTAGAGTGGTTCTGGACACTTTTCAACCCAAAGCTAACCTAACCAAACCAATGCTGGGACAGCAGCAGACGAATTTAAGATGGTTTAGCATGTTTTACAGTGGagtgtttatttaataataatatatataatataataatacaaaatccgCAACGTCTTGAAATACAGTGGCTGCTCAATGAAGATCTCGCTAAACTCCACTTGAGGTGTGCACAGATTTTAATATCAGTTACTTCTAATCTACAGGCGTGCTATTTCAGTTCAGACCCTCTGCTCGATATTTATAATCCACAGCGTGAACTTGTCACATTATTTTAGTGACATGGTATTTTGTCCTAATCCTCGTGCACATCTGTGCGCGCGAAGCTCCGCCCACCCTGCTGTTGTCAGTGACGTCAGCCCTATCATCACTTGTGGATAGTGAAACGACGCCGCAGTCCACGGTCTATTCTGCAGTGAGCAGGTACAGCCGCTCCTTCACCTGGATGCCAAAACAACACGTCTCCCGTTACCCGAGGATATTTTCGGTTACGCTGGCTCTGTTTTTATGAGATCACAATAAAACTGTCGTTCTCTTTCTCGATATGCACGGTAAGCGTTTATATTTTCCAGTTAGCTACTCTATTGTGATGCTTGCAGTAAGGTTGCCGTCTTTTGTAAATATAACATTTGTTAGTATTCTATATGTCCAATGTTTAATGAGCATTTTTTAGACGCTTTATCATTATGTCCGAGAGAAAAGAGCGCAGTTTCGAAACAAAAGCCCGTAACGTGTTCGAGAAGGAACGGAATCGCAGTCATTCATTTCAATCACATAACGGACAAACTTGTTGTGCAGGTTGTGAACTTATACAGCACCTCAATCTGGTTTAAGCTGTATAATAAGCTGAAACATGAGAGCTGGATCATTGTAAGTG encodes:
- the LOC132107283 gene encoding large ribosomal subunit protein bL19m-like; this translates as MMAACTRRTREMMGLLRISRHFPQNQRLLSTSVPRHAGASDGPPKFTPPSKPVIIDKTQKEASLRRFLSPEFIPPRQRTNPVKFLAERKDMIQRRKVLNIPEFYVGSILAVTMTDAHANKNLNHFVGICIQRSGKGLGATFILRNVVDGQGVEICFELYNPRMRKIEVLKLEKRLDDNLMYLRDALPEYSSFDFDMQPIHYEITGDVPVNPLKVKMKPKPWSKRWERPKFNIKGIRFDLCLTPEMMEHAQKWAEPWRPYDMLKEYDTSSLEEQIFKEVQENLRK